The proteins below are encoded in one region of Casimicrobium huifangae:
- a CDS encoding DUF4124 domain-containing protein, translating into MECSPSSPLQALVTRWWPLAAACALLAAGTCEAQLYKWVDENGKVQYSDTIPPAANDRARKELRADGTLKRETERAATIEEKRLAAQRVADEAKAREARLEQERKDKALLTTYADLKDFDRVRDRALGNLETEIRNLTEREAILAKIVAGQQATPQEIAKLASPASAPATPIAAPAAAPGTPPAPGAAKAPPPAPAKPAAPKSANALLLEAKSELPRVTELLTRKRRDRADLATLYAAERIRLANLIDAENAKLAAATAASAAASKSAAATSPAPVRK; encoded by the coding sequence ATGGAGTGCTCGCCTAGCTCGCCGCTTCAGGCGCTGGTTACGCGTTGGTGGCCGCTCGCTGCGGCCTGCGCATTGCTGGCGGCGGGAACGTGCGAGGCCCAGCTCTACAAGTGGGTCGATGAAAACGGCAAGGTGCAATACAGCGACACCATCCCGCCGGCAGCAAACGACCGCGCCCGCAAGGAGCTGCGCGCCGACGGCACGCTCAAGCGCGAGACCGAGCGCGCCGCGACGATCGAGGAAAAGCGGCTCGCTGCGCAGCGCGTTGCCGACGAGGCCAAGGCCCGCGAGGCCCGCCTGGAGCAGGAGCGCAAGGACAAAGCGCTGCTGACCACCTACGCCGACCTGAAAGATTTTGATCGCGTTCGCGACCGGGCGCTGGGCAATCTGGAAACCGAGATCCGCAACCTGACCGAACGCGAAGCGATCCTCGCCAAAATCGTCGCCGGCCAGCAAGCCACGCCGCAAGAGATCGCCAAATTGGCTTCGCCTGCCAGTGCACCGGCGACCCCAATCGCAGCACCCGCGGCAGCGCCGGGCACGCCGCCGGCTCCCGGCGCGGCCAAAGCGCCGCCCCCGGCCCCGGCGAAGCCCGCTGCCCCCAAGTCAGCCAACGCGTTGCTGCTGGAGGCGAAGTCCGAGCTGCCGCGCGTCACCGAACTGCTCACCCGCAAGCGCCGCGACCGTGCCGATCTGGCAACGCTCTACGCCGCCGAACGCATCCGGCTGGCCAATCTGATCGATGCCGAGAACGCCAAGCTGGCGGCGGCAACGGCAGCCTCGGCGGCAGCCAGCAAGTCAGCCGCCGCAACCAGCCCAGCGCCGGTCAGGAAGTAG
- a CDS encoding adenylate kinase, which translates to MQRIVIIGSTGSGKSTLGRTLAAKFGVPHTEMDTLHWLPGWIERDDATFRELVDAFTAQSAWVIDGNYSVARDLVWPRADTLIWLDYSFPRTAWQLLRRTRRRVFDGERCCNGNEESLARSLGRDSILLWLLKTYWRNRRNYPKALAQHPHLNPLIFRSPADTAAWLSGVGR; encoded by the coding sequence TCATCATCGGCTCCACCGGCTCCGGCAAATCGACGCTCGGCCGAACGCTAGCTGCGAAGTTCGGCGTACCCCATACCGAGATGGATACGCTGCACTGGCTGCCCGGATGGATCGAGCGCGACGACGCGACCTTTCGTGAGCTGGTGGATGCCTTCACCGCGCAGTCGGCCTGGGTGATCGACGGCAACTACAGCGTGGCGCGCGATCTGGTTTGGCCGCGGGCCGATACCCTCATCTGGCTCGACTACAGCTTTCCGCGTACGGCATGGCAACTGCTGCGGCGTACCCGGCGGCGCGTGTTTGACGGCGAACGCTGCTGCAATGGCAACGAAGAATCGCTCGCGCGCAGCCTCGGGCGCGACTCAATTCTGCTGTGGCTGTTGAAAACGTACTGGCGTAACCGCCGCAACTATCCCAAGGCGCTGGCGCAGCACCCGCATCTGAACCCCCTGATTTTCCGTTCGCCGGCTGACACCGCCGCCTGGTTGTCAGGTGTGGGGCGTTAG
- a CDS encoding PTS sugar transporter subunit IIA — protein sequence MIGILIIAHGNLGDALINCMTHVLGKRPEGIAAMQVAGTDTPRELMPSAQRMINALDEGDGVLLITDIFGASPSNLACKMLVPGRVEAVAGANVPMLVRAITYRTRGMETLLKRVVSGGCEGVFHIAADPILGPQIAHSAANEGVPALNRH from the coding sequence ATGATCGGTATTCTCATCATCGCGCATGGCAATCTGGGTGACGCGCTCATCAATTGCATGACGCACGTCCTCGGCAAGCGGCCGGAGGGCATCGCGGCCATGCAGGTCGCCGGCACCGACACGCCACGCGAGCTGATGCCGTCGGCGCAGCGCATGATCAACGCACTGGACGAAGGCGACGGCGTGCTGCTCATCACCGACATCTTCGGCGCCAGCCCATCCAACCTCGCCTGCAAGATGCTGGTACCGGGGCGCGTTGAGGCCGTTGCCGGCGCCAATGTGCCGATGCTCGTGCGTGCCATCACCTATCGTACCCGCGGCATGGAGACCCTGCTGAAGCGCGTGGTCTCCGGCGGCTGTGAGGGCGTGTTCCACATCGCGGCTGACCCGATCCTCGGCCCGCAGATCGCCCATTCCGCCGCCAATGAGGGCGTGCCGGCCCTCAATCGGCATTAG
- the gshB gene encoding glutathione synthase yields the protein MKIAFHVDPIAKLKAYKDSSVAMMRAAQARGHQIFAIEPGGVFSSRGVVQAFAQPIAVSDDDHDWYELYEKATIPLNEFDAVIERKDPPFDMEYIYHTYLFERAADQGARVFNRPGAIRDNNEKMAILKHPDMIAATTVTRSTQVLRDFVHEYGDAIFKPLDGMGGSGIFHVRDGDKNLSVIIETLTRHGTQTIMAQRFLPEIVDGDKRILLIGGEVVPFALARIPMIGETRGNMAAGGRPEARPLTDSDRHIAETMAKRLWAEGLFLVGLDVIGSKVTEINVTSPTGFVEIKAQTGFDVAAMFIRNLESVLQS from the coding sequence ATGAAGATTGCATTCCACGTTGACCCCATCGCCAAGCTGAAGGCGTACAAGGATTCCTCCGTCGCCATGATGCGCGCTGCCCAGGCGCGTGGCCACCAGATCTTCGCCATCGAGCCGGGCGGTGTTTTTTCCAGCCGTGGCGTGGTGCAGGCCTTCGCCCAGCCGATCGCGGTAAGCGATGACGACCACGACTGGTACGAGCTGTACGAAAAGGCCACTATTCCGCTCAACGAATTTGACGCTGTGATCGAACGCAAGGACCCGCCGTTCGACATGGAATACATCTATCACACCTATCTTTTCGAGCGTGCCGCCGATCAGGGTGCGCGGGTGTTCAACCGCCCTGGCGCCATTCGCGACAACAACGAAAAGATGGCGATCCTCAAGCACCCGGACATGATCGCGGCGACCACCGTGACGCGCTCAACGCAGGTGCTGCGCGACTTTGTGCACGAGTACGGCGACGCCATCTTCAAGCCGCTCGACGGCATGGGCGGCAGTGGCATTTTTCATGTCCGCGACGGCGACAAGAACCTGTCGGTGATCATCGAAACCCTGACCCGCCATGGCACGCAAACGATCATGGCGCAACGGTTTCTGCCCGAGATCGTCGATGGCGACAAGCGCATCCTGCTGATTGGCGGCGAGGTGGTGCCGTTCGCGCTGGCCCGCATCCCGATGATCGGCGAGACGCGCGGCAACATGGCGGCGGGCGGCCGCCCCGAGGCGCGCCCGCTGACCGACAGCGATCGCCACATCGCCGAGACGATGGCCAAACGGCTGTGGGCAGAAGGCCTGTTTCTGGTTGGCCTCGACGTGATCGGCAGCAAGGTCACCGAGATCAACGTCACCAGCCCCACCGGCTTCGTCGAAATCAAGGCGCAGACCGGTTTTGACGTTGCGGCGATGTTTATCCGCAACCTGGAGTCGGTGCTCCAGTCCTGA
- a CDS encoding HPr family phosphocarrier protein, with translation MQKRDIEITNKLGLHARASAKLTQTATRFKCEVNLERNGRRVNAKSIMGVMMLAAGKGVTIQIETDGEDEADAMRDLVALIEDKFGEGE, from the coding sequence ATGCAAAAGCGCGACATCGAGATCACCAACAAGCTGGGGTTGCACGCAAGGGCCTCGGCCAAGCTCACCCAGACAGCCACCCGCTTCAAGTGTGAGGTCAATCTCGAACGCAACGGTCGCCGCGTCAATGCCAAGAGCATCATGGGTGTCATGATGCTTGCCGCCGGCAAGGGTGTCACCATCCAGATCGAAACCGACGGCGAGGACGAGGCCGACGCCATGCGCGATCTGGTCGCGCTGATCGAAGACAAATTCGGCGAAGGCGAGTAG
- a CDS encoding DUF429 domain-containing protein translates to MILLGLDAASDLRKFGVVMCRWTHGKLSLLAHGTLDQTSIRDAITQQLRTADRALLAIDAPLGWPAALGQSLAAHQAGQGIAVAQNTLFRRATDVSVHQRTGKLPLEVGADRIARAAWQALSVLQQLRAATGHDIPLAWAPDFADRIAAIEVYPGALLKATGGNPSGYKEQVEGVAARALIATRFAELAPWLGNLVDQRADVFDAALCTLAGIDFLRGEAIPPDEVALARKEGWAWVRPLTPHT, encoded by the coding sequence ATGATCCTGCTTGGCCTTGATGCTGCGTCCGATCTGCGCAAATTTGGTGTTGTCATGTGCCGGTGGACACATGGCAAGTTGTCGCTGCTTGCCCACGGCACGCTTGATCAGACCAGCATTCGAGATGCGATCACGCAGCAGTTGCGAACGGCCGACCGGGCACTGCTGGCGATTGATGCGCCGCTGGGCTGGCCAGCGGCACTTGGTCAATCACTCGCCGCTCACCAGGCGGGGCAAGGCATTGCAGTTGCGCAGAACACGCTGTTTCGTCGCGCCACCGATGTATCGGTGCATCAGCGTACCGGCAAGCTGCCGCTCGAAGTGGGTGCTGACCGCATCGCGCGCGCCGCGTGGCAGGCGCTCAGTGTGCTGCAGCAACTGCGCGCGGCCACCGGCCACGACATCCCGCTGGCGTGGGCGCCCGATTTTGCGGACCGGATCGCTGCGATCGAGGTCTATCCGGGGGCACTGTTGAAGGCGACCGGCGGCAATCCGTCTGGCTACAAGGAGCAGGTGGAGGGCGTCGCAGCCCGCGCCTTGATCGCCACACGCTTTGCCGAGCTGGCCCCGTGGCTGGGCAATCTGGTTGATCAACGTGCTGACGTGTTTGATGCCGCGCTATGCACGCTAGCCGGTATCGACTTTCTGCGTGGCGAGGCCATCCCGCCAGACGAAGTCGCACTGGCCCGCAAGGAGGGCTGGGCGTGGGTGCGCCCGCTAACGCCCCACACCTGA
- the pyrE gene encoding orotate phosphoribosyltransferase, which produces MTATTPDSRSPDAFRQDFLRFALACDVLRFGEFKTKSGRLSPYFFNSGLFNTGESLHRLGRYYADAALASGVAFDMTFGPAYKGIPLVSALAIGLAEKGHNLPYSFNRKEAKDHGEGGLIVGAPLKGRVLIVDDVITAGTSVRESVAIIRAAGAEPAGVLIMLDRMERGTGTLSAVQEVETTVGIPVIAIAALPDVLQLVGSDAGLSQFKDKIEAYRAQYGVLA; this is translated from the coding sequence CCGCTCGCCCGACGCCTTCCGCCAAGACTTCCTCCGCTTCGCACTTGCCTGCGACGTGCTCCGCTTTGGTGAATTCAAGACCAAATCCGGCCGCCTGTCGCCGTACTTTTTCAACAGCGGTTTGTTCAATACCGGCGAGTCATTGCACCGGCTTGGCCGCTACTACGCCGATGCCGCGCTGGCGTCGGGCGTGGCCTTCGACATGACCTTCGGCCCGGCGTACAAGGGGATTCCGCTGGTATCGGCACTGGCCATCGGACTTGCCGAAAAAGGTCACAATTTGCCGTATTCGTTCAACCGCAAAGAGGCCAAGGACCACGGCGAAGGCGGCTTGATCGTCGGCGCGCCGCTCAAGGGGCGGGTGCTGATTGTGGACGACGTAATCACCGCCGGCACCAGCGTGCGCGAGTCAGTCGCCATCATTCGCGCGGCGGGCGCCGAACCGGCGGGCGTGCTGATCATGCTCGACCGCATGGAGCGTGGCACTGGCACACTCTCTGCAGTACAGGAGGTTGAAACAACAGTCGGCATCCCCGTGATCGCCATCGCTGCCTTGCCAGATGTGCTGCAGCTGGTGGGCAGCGACGCCGGCCTCAGCCAGTTCAAGGACAAGATTGAAGCCTATCGTGCTCAGTATGGAGTGCTCGCCTAG